In Leishmania infantum JPCM5 genome chromosome 33, a genomic segment contains:
- a CDS encoding calpain protease-like protein: protein MPSSFPAEASMWMQNAVHLDTDHKYVEAEECYTKAIFLFRQALSDPNMADTERQKLLSYMSDVAKRIQRLRALNRTSQSANSPEPSVSPSGPLGRRASARQASEHTPPRGSDAAATAFGARNPRGKDGKKAPAGVENDLKVLDAIQVNQTDPFQASNSSPSPSAASSMSGKRALPVASPTPSPPSAPPCKPTCGSDGVPDGGKPGGSSAEPPALPTPPPPGSSQRLFGVASHFAPRTSEMVYKAIGIAIQLSQQGELKRAVDVLQHAYSRGSRERNNPGNFKEIGETLKLMRQKYYAKHLPRFLQDNPILPSEMELLRKSGITSTILLPLWDDVHEGYGAENIFMPCEGVWEDAFTPKLCQRQISSGAVLMHFSGYRQAGLDYTIVREADPLHIRQSVVGDCSLVCSLMICASYQKRFPNAKIISNVIYPQDRDGNPILNPKGKYCVKMLINGITRMVTVDDRLPVNPQSRRFLCTSSTDPSELWVSIMEKAFVKVCGGSYNFPGSVSYADLYKLSGWLPDSTAFGKPEFDREFQWRRLYQNFKAGALLFTVSTPVEMPAADEALGLAAGHAYAVLDMQEVGKERVMLLRNPWGKQEWNGKYGRRDTSEASVAVRAAFDLKREEEDMGVFCIAYDDVVRCFDNCSLSWNPYMLYRTPEGRPRRPVRIACHGAFDYTLSTALSPQLHIGVVDAPKRTRMHLILSRHITDVSEFGRQYEKDDDTTPYLALKVYDVTDYPSVAQHLGGHCSLEMCYCRRLASNSDFKNSIEPLNDVIYRASSARTFSFDCPAGSSNLVVVVSRTASKARQPFNFTVTLHTELEQMRLPRLQGNYGSGAEDKNSLLASANANAGNPCAGVYMHMIPTSSLKFTTRLSGAWVKGKTCGGRTDAATYVFNPQYRLHLDQPSHVSLRLAVAGCEVPCSIQMIKPMSSNKYEENGGSGGIKRKMTDFDGRVGNGAKAGELVLESARYAFGGAVLDSALPFCVCYDRYRALGKLHWREAKKVLVNVTAPNRTPESFIVYDLGDTDTVAVLLLNAIKKGCAASPRDAHFSVNGKPITLEATIASLFQLASSLGGESLASGGDGATTAKSVTVALALDGKAASIESASSPPVRKLKEVMNDIVSDVLKCSSQFSSYVPRLTHLARQANSALTGASDADVRAYILELAAYLADYVKRCASAVRSAQTPQALLPLLPAGDYTVIPSLWEKGKPGSFELTVETSQPHKTSAIPKEGHNMQETLVRGALRPVAVCLGTSLMKPRAVLSMRDPFFENSKVQVLCPARSVFMSRLFVLVDMVDAEAKGQPAKAPATNLSLFRVHNASSMELVCASDEYSHGGVSTPPVELEAKTQYLLVVSAKESVADKFLLRIYTSGSCTAQLAS from the coding sequence ATGCCGTCCTCCTTCCCTGCTGAGGCGTCCATGTGGATGCAGAACGCCGTTCACCTCGATACGGACCACAAATacgtggaggcggaggagtgcTACACGAAGGCcatttttttgtttcggCAGGCCCTCTCGGACCCGAACATGGCGGACACCGAGCGACAGAAGCTCTTGAGCTACATGAGTGATGTAGCCAAGCGCAtacagcggctgcgcgcgctgaACCGCACTTCCCAGAGTGCGAACTCGCCTGAGCCTAGCGTTTCTCCGTCCGGCCCGTTGGGACGCCGTGCCTCGGCTAGGCAGGCAAGCGAGCACACGCCTCCTCGTGgctccgacgccgccgcgacggcctTCGGCGCGCGGAACCCACGCGGTAAGGACGGCAAAAAGGCACCAGCAGGCGTCGAAAACGACTTGAAAGTGCTGGACGCCATTCAAGTCAATCAAACCGATCCATTTCAGGCCAGCAACTCCAGCCCCAGcccctccgccgcgtcgtcaATGTCGGGCAAGCGCGCGTTGCCGGTGGCTTCTCCGACCCCTTCACccccgtcagcgccgccatgtAAGCCaacctgcggcagcgacggcgtgccAGATGGTGGCAAGCCaggcggcagctccgcggAACCGCCCGCGTTGCCgactccgccaccacctggCTCCTCGCAGCGGCTGTTCGGCGTCGCGTCTCACTTTGCCCCTCGTACATCCGAGATGGTTTACAAGGCGATTGGGATCGCGATTCAGCTTAGCCAGCAAGGGGAGCTCAAGCGGGCGGTagatgtgctgcagcacgcctaCTCGCGGGGCAGCCGTGAGCGCAATAACCCTGGCAATTTCAAGGAGATTGGCGAGACACTGAAGCTAATGCGCCAGAAGTACTACGCAAAACATCTGCCACGCTTCCTGCAGGACAACCCGATCCTGCCGAGCGagatggagctgctgcgcaagagCGGCATCACAAGCACGATCCTGCTCCCGCTCTGGGACGATGTGCATGAGGGCTACGGAGCTGAGAACATCTTCATGCCCTGCGAGGGAGTTTGGGAGGACGCTTTCACACCAAAGCTGTGCCAGAGGCAAATCAGCTCCGGCGCCGTCCTCATGCACTTTTCCGGATACCGGCAGGCGGGGCTTGACTACACCATTGTGCGCGAGGCGGATCCACTGCACATTCGGCAGAGCGTCGTCGGCGACTGCTCACTCGTCTGCAGTCTCATGATCTGCGCCAGCTATCAGAAGCGCTTCCCTAACGCGAAGATTATCAGCAACGTCATCTACCCTCAAGACCGCGACGGCAACCCAATCTTGAACCCGAAGGGCAAGTACTGTGTAAAGATGCTCATCAACGGTATTACTCGCATGGTCACGGTGGACGATCGGCTGCCGGTGAACCCTCAGTCGAGGCGCTTCCTCTGCACGAGCAGCACGGATCCGAGCGAGCTGTGGGTATCCATTATGGAAAAGGCGTTCGTCAaggtgtgcggcggcagctacAACTTCCCCGGCAGCGTCAGCTACGCCGACCTGTACAAGCTAAGCGGGTGGCTGCCAGACTCGACGGCGTTCGGCAAGCCCGAGTTCGACCGCGAGTtccagtggcggcggctttATCAAAACTTCAAGGCTGGTGCTCTGCTCTTCACAGTCAGCACCCCTGTGGAGATGCCAGCAGCGGACGAAGCGCTCGGGCTCGCCGCAGGGCACGCGTATGCGGTGCTGGATATGCAGGAGGTGGGCAAGGAGCGCgtcatgctgctgcgcaaccCGTGGGGGAAGCAGGAGTGGAACGGCAAGTACGGCCGCCGCGACACCAGCGAGGCAAGCGtcgccgtccgcgccgccTTTGATCTGAaacgcgaggaggaggacatggGTGTCTTCTGCATCGCCTACGATGATGTGGTGCGCTGCTTCGACAACTGCAGTCTGAGCTGGAACCCATACATGCTGTACCGCACCCCGGAGGGTCGGCCGCGCCGACCGGTGCGCATCGCGTGCCACGGCGCGTTCGACTACACCCTCAgcacggcgctgtcgccgcagctgcacattGGTGTCGTCGACGCGCCGAAGCGGACGCGCATGCACCTGATCTTGTCTCGCCACATCACCGACGTCTCGGAGTTTGGCCGGCAGTACGAGAAGGACGACGACACGACACCGTACCTGGCCTTGAAGGTGTACGACGTGACCGACTACCCGTCTGTAGCGCAGCACCTTGGTGGCCATTGCTCGCTGGAGATGTGctactgccgccgcctcgcctcgAATTCGGACTTTAAGAATAGCATTGAGCCCCTCAACGACGTCATCTACCGCGCCTCGTCTGCGCGCACCTTCAGCTTCGACTGTCCTGCCGGCTCGAGCAAtctggtggtggtcgtgtcGCGGACTGCCTCAAAGGCGCGGCAGCCTTTCAACTTTACGGTGACCCTGCAcacggagctggagcagatgcggctgccgcggctgcagggCAActacggcagcggcgccgaggaCAAGAACTCCCTCCTGGCAAGCGCCAACGCCAACGCCGGGAACCCGTGCGCTGGAGTGTACATGCACATGATACCGACCTCCTCGCTCAAGTTCACGACGCGGCTGTCCGGCGCGTGGGTGAAGGGCAAGACTtgcggcggccgcaccgacgccgccacgtATGTCTTCAACCCGCAGTACCGCCTGCACCTGGACCAGCCCTCGCACGTGTCGCTGAGGCTGGCTGTGGCAGGATGCGAGGTGCCGTGCTCGATTCAGATGATCAAGCCGATGTCGTCCAACAAATACGAGGagaacggcggcagcggtggaaTCAAGCGCAAGATGACTGACTTCGACGGCCGTGTCGGTAACGGTGCCAAGGCGGGCGAGCTTGTTCTCGAGAGCGCCCGCTACGCCTTTGGTGGGGCCGTTCTAGATAGCGCGCTGCCGTTCTGCGTCTGCTACGACCGCTACCGCGCCCTCGGCAAGCTGCATTGGAGGGAAGCGAAGAAGGTGCTGGTGAACGTGACCGCCCCGAACCGGACGCCTGAGTCCTTCATCGTCTACGACCTCGGGGACACCGACACCGTGGCGGTGCTTCTCCTGAATGCTATCAAGAagggctgcgctgcctcccCACGTGACGCGCACTTTAGCGTGAACGGGAAGCCGATCACGCTCGAGGCCACCATCGCGTCGCTCTTCCAGCTCGCATCCTCCCTCGGCGGCGAGTCCCTCGCCTCTGGCGGGGATGGCGCGACAACCGCGAAGTCTGTCACAGTAGCCCTCGCCCTGGACGGCAAGGCGGCGTCGATCGAGTCTGCCTCGAGCCCACCTGTGAGGAAGCTGAAGGAAGTCATGAACGACATAGTGTCTGATGTGCTCAAGTGCTCGTCGCAGTTCAGCAGCTACGTGCCACGCTTGACGCATCTTGCCAGGCAGGCAAACAGCGCGCTGACCGGTGCCAGCGATGCGGACGTGCGAGCGTACATTCTCGAGCTCGCCGCTTACCTTGCTGACTACGTGAAGCGGTGTGCCAGCGCGGTGCGGtcggcgcagacgccgcaggcgctgcttccgctgctTCCTGCCGGCGACTACACGGTCATTCCATCTTTGTGGGAGAAGGGTAAGCCGGGCAGCTTTGAGCTGACGGTGGAGACGTCACAGCCACATAAGACGTCGGCGATTCCGAAGGAGGGACACAACATGCAAGAGACGCTTGTGCGCGGCGCACTACGCCCCGTCGCGGTTTGCCTGGGCACGTCACTGATGAAGCCGAGAGCAGTGCTCAGCATGAGGGATCCGTTCTTTGAGAACAGCAAGGTGCAGGTGCTGTGCCCCGCCCGCTCCGTCTTCATGAGTCGTCTCTTTGTCCTGGTTGACATGGTGGAtgcggaggcgaagggccAGCCGGCCAAGGCCCCCGCCACGAATCTGAGCCTCTTCCGTGTGCACAACGCGTCATCGATGGAGCTGGTGTGCGCTTCAGACGAGTACTCCCATGGCGGTGTGTCAACCCCACCTGTAGAGCTGGAGGCGAAGACGCAGTATCTGCTCGTGGTGAGCGCAAAGGAGAGCGTGGCTGACAAgttcctcctccgcatctataccagcggcagctgcaccgctcAGCTGGCGAGCTGA